In Flavobacterium endoglycinae, one DNA window encodes the following:
- a CDS encoding peptidylprolyl isomerase produces MLLKKLQPKTIDYKFVMMFCFSLFFTSIVSAQEIIPDVVAEKPAETHSGGKLKIDGIIATVGDYIVLDSDIDKGFLEITSQGGSIKDITRCQMLGKLLEDKLYAHQAIQDSIIVSDAEVRSMMEERLNYMIQQVGNIDKVVAYYKKSSVEEFKTYFADILKEQKLASEMRDKIVKDVEITPEEVRNFFKKIPKDELPTFGAEMEVAQIVAEPKVSKEDKQKVIDRLNAIRKDVLEGSSFATKAVLYSQDPGSAPNGGYYKMTRKTPFVKEFKDVAFSLQEGEISQPFETSFGFHIIMVDKIKGQEVELRHILIAPVVSESALKDAKERLANVRAKIMNKEISFADAARAESDEKETRANGGTLVNPNTQDTRFELTKMDPTLYGQVSNLKDDEISQPLLNTDDRGKKTYKLITVTNRIDEHTADYAKDYTKIKELALKEKQINAIAKWFDAKIKDTYIKIIGEYRDCSFANNWLKK; encoded by the coding sequence ATGTTATTAAAAAAATTACAGCCAAAAACAATTGATTACAAGTTTGTAATGATGTTTTGTTTTTCACTTTTTTTCACGTCAATTGTGTCAGCACAAGAAATAATTCCTGATGTTGTGGCTGAAAAACCAGCAGAAACTCATTCAGGTGGAAAGCTTAAAATTGATGGTATTATTGCGACAGTAGGAGATTATATCGTTTTGGATTCTGATATTGACAAAGGCTTTTTAGAAATCACAAGTCAAGGAGGAAGTATAAAAGACATTACAAGATGCCAAATGCTTGGTAAACTTTTAGAAGATAAATTATACGCACACCAAGCTATTCAAGATAGTATTATTGTTAGTGATGCCGAAGTAAGAAGCATGATGGAAGAGCGTCTGAATTACATGATTCAGCAGGTTGGGAATATTGATAAAGTAGTGGCATACTATAAAAAAAGTTCAGTAGAAGAGTTTAAAACATATTTTGCAGATATTTTAAAAGAGCAAAAACTCGCTTCGGAAATGAGAGATAAAATCGTAAAAGATGTAGAAATCACTCCGGAAGAAGTTCGTAATTTCTTTAAAAAAATACCAAAAGACGAATTGCCGACTTTTGGTGCCGAAATGGAAGTAGCACAGATTGTAGCCGAACCAAAAGTTTCTAAAGAAGATAAGCAAAAAGTAATCGACCGATTAAATGCAATTCGAAAAGATGTTTTGGAAGGGTCAAGTTTTGCTACTAAAGCCGTTTTATATTCACAAGATCCAGGATCGGCTCCAAATGGAGGATATTATAAAATGACTCGTAAAACACCTTTCGTAAAAGAGTTTAAAGATGTTGCGTTTAGTTTACAAGAAGGTGAAATTTCACAGCCATTTGAAACATCTTTCGGTTTCCATATTATTATGGTAGACAAAATTAAAGGACAAGAAGTAGAATTACGTCACATATTAATTGCTCCTGTAGTTTCTGAAAGTGCTTTAAAGGATGCAAAAGAAAGATTAGCCAATGTTAGAGCTAAAATTATGAACAAAGAAATTTCGTTTGCAGATGCAGCAAGAGCAGAATCTGATGAAAAAGAAACTAGAGCAAACGGAGGAACTTTAGTAAATCCAAATACTCAAGATACTCGTTTTGAATTGACAAAAATGGATCCTACTTTATATGGTCAGGTGTCAAATTTAAAAGATGATGAAATTTCTCAGCCACTTTTAAATACAGATGACAGAGGAAAGAAAACATATAAACTAATCACTGTTACCAATAGAATTGACGAACATACAGCTGATTATGCTAAAGATTACACTAAAATTAAAGAATTAGCATTAAAAGAAAAACAAATCAATGCAATTGCAAAATGGTTTGATGCTAAAATTAAAGACACCTACATTAAGATTATTGGTGAATATAGAGACTGTAGTTTTGCTAATAACTGGTTAAAAAAATAA
- a CDS encoding AAA family ATPase, with protein MSDVTAIHNLVQKRSELKNEIAKIIVGQDAVIDQILLCIFSGGHALLIGVPGLAKTLMINTLSQALGLDFKRIQFTPDLMPSDILGSEILDENRHFKFIKGPIFSNIILADEINRTPPKTQAALLEAMQERSVTIAGQNYKLDLPYFVLATQNPIEQEGTYPLPEAQLDRFMFAIKLEYPTFEEEVRVVKQTTSDNKVDIKPLFTAQEIIDFQHLIRRIPVADNVIEYAVTLVSKTRPDNALTNDFVKNYLDWGAGPRASQNLILAAKAHAAFNGKFSPDIEDVQAVATGILRHRIIKNYKADAEGITEEAIIKKLM; from the coding sequence ATGTCTGACGTAACAGCAATTCACAATTTAGTTCAGAAACGAAGCGAATTAAAAAACGAAATAGCAAAAATCATTGTAGGGCAGGATGCCGTTATAGACCAAATTTTACTATGTATATTTTCAGGCGGACACGCACTTTTAATTGGTGTTCCCGGTTTGGCAAAAACCTTAATGATAAATACTTTGTCTCAGGCTTTAGGTTTAGATTTTAAAAGAATTCAATTTACTCCGGATTTAATGCCGTCGGATATTTTAGGAAGTGAAATTTTAGATGAAAACAGACATTTTAAATTCATAAAAGGACCAATCTTTTCAAATATTATTCTTGCTGACGAGATCAACAGAACGCCGCCTAAAACGCAAGCGGCATTATTAGAAGCCATGCAGGAACGTTCTGTAACCATTGCTGGGCAGAATTATAAATTAGACTTGCCCTATTTTGTATTGGCAACTCAAAACCCAATTGAGCAGGAAGGAACTTACCCGCTTCCAGAAGCGCAATTAGATCGTTTTATGTTTGCAATTAAATTGGAATATCCCACTTTTGAAGAAGAAGTAAGAGTAGTTAAACAAACTACATCGGATAATAAAGTAGATATCAAACCATTGTTTACGGCTCAGGAAATTATAGATTTCCAACATCTAATCCGCAGGATTCCAGTGGCAGATAATGTTATTGAGTACGCGGTAACTTTGGTGAGCAAAACACGTCCTGACAATGCTTTGACAAATGATTTCGTGAAAAACTATTTAGATTGGGGCGCGGGACCAAGAGCTTCGCAGAATTTGATTCTGGCTGCAAAAGCACATGCCGCTTTCAATGGTAAATTTTCACCAGATATTGAAGATGTTCAAGCAGTAGCAACAGGAATTCTTCGTCATAGAATTATCAAAAATTACAAAGCCGATGCAGAAGGAATTACTGAAGAAGCAATCATTAAAAAGCTGATGTAA
- a CDS encoding DUF3467 domain-containing protein gives MSNPKQQQEQINIELDETVAEGIYSNLAIINHSSSEFVLDFVSIMPGIPKAKVKSRIVLTPQHAKRLLRAIGENIHRFEAAHGEIKETEQAPIPLNFGPAGQA, from the coding sequence ATGAGTAATCCGAAACAACAACAAGAGCAAATTAACATTGAGTTAGACGAAACTGTCGCAGAAGGAATTTATTCTAATCTGGCGATTATTAATCACTCATCATCAGAGTTTGTTTTAGATTTTGTGAGCATTATGCCCGGTATTCCTAAAGCCAAGGTAAAATCAAGAATCGTCTTGACACCACAACATGCTAAAAGATTATTAAGAGCAATAGGTGAAAATATTCACAGATTTGAAGCAGCCCACGGCGAAATCAAAGAAACGGAACAAGCACCAATACCGCTTAATTTTGGTCCAGCAGGACAAGCATAA
- a CDS encoding aconitate hydratase → MAFDIEMIKKVYENMPARVDKAREIVGRPLTLTEKILYNHLWEGNPTKAFGRGVDYVDFAPDRVACQDATAQMALLQFMHAGKSKVAVPTTVHCDHLIQAKVDAVTDLARAKTQSNEVFDFLSSVSNKYGIGFWKPGAGIIHQVVLENYAFPGGMMIGTDSHTVNAGGLGMVAVGVGGADAVDVMSGMAWELKFPKLIGVKLTGKLSGWTAPKDVILKVAGILTVKGGTGAIVEYFGEGAKAMSCTGKGTICNMGAEIGATTSTFGYDDSMSRYLRSTNRADVADAADKIAPYLTGDPEVYENPEQYFDQVIEINLSTLEPHLNGPFTPDLATPISKMKEEAIKNNWPLQVQVGLIGSCTNSSYEDISRAASLAKQVAAKNLKTKAKFTITPGSEVVRSTIERDGFIDTFNKINATVFANACGPCIGMWDREGAEKEERNTIVHSFNRNFSKRADGNPNTLAFVGSPELVTALAIAGDLGFNPLTDKLINEDGEEVMLDEPTGDELPAKGFYAEDPGFQAPAEDGSGVTVVVNPTSERLQLLAPFEAWDGKNITGAKLLIKAFGKCTTDHISMAGPWLRFRGHLDNISNNMLIGAVNAYNQKTNSVKNQLTGQYDAVPAVARAYKAAGVPSIVVGDHNYGEGSSREHAAMEPRFLGVKAVLVKSFARIHETNLKKQGLLGLTFANEADYDKIQEDDTINFLDLTEFAPGKPLTLEFVHANGTKDIILANHTYNEGQIGWFVAGSALNLIAAGKA, encoded by the coding sequence ATGGCTTTTGATATTGAAATGATTAAAAAAGTGTATGAGAACATGCCTGCGCGAGTTGATAAAGCGCGTGAGATTGTTGGTCGTCCGCTTACTTTAACAGAGAAAATTTTATACAATCACCTTTGGGAAGGAAATCCAACCAAGGCGTTTGGAAGAGGAGTTGACTATGTTGATTTTGCACCAGATCGTGTGGCATGTCAGGATGCAACTGCGCAAATGGCATTATTACAGTTTATGCACGCTGGGAAATCAAAAGTAGCAGTTCCAACAACGGTTCACTGTGATCACTTAATTCAGGCAAAAGTGGATGCCGTAACCGATTTGGCTAGAGCAAAAACACAAAGTAATGAAGTTTTCGACTTCTTGTCTTCTGTTTCTAATAAATACGGAATTGGTTTCTGGAAACCAGGAGCCGGAATTATTCACCAAGTGGTACTTGAAAATTATGCATTTCCTGGCGGAATGATGATTGGTACCGATTCTCATACTGTAAATGCAGGTGGTTTAGGAATGGTTGCAGTTGGTGTTGGTGGAGCAGATGCTGTAGATGTTATGTCAGGAATGGCTTGGGAGCTTAAATTTCCTAAACTTATTGGAGTTAAATTAACTGGGAAATTATCAGGATGGACTGCTCCAAAAGATGTTATTCTTAAAGTTGCCGGTATTTTGACTGTAAAAGGGGGTACTGGAGCAATAGTTGAATATTTTGGAGAAGGTGCAAAAGCAATGTCTTGTACAGGTAAAGGAACTATATGCAACATGGGAGCGGAAATTGGAGCAACTACTTCAACTTTTGGATACGATGATTCTATGAGCCGTTACTTGCGTTCTACAAATAGGGCAGATGTAGCAGATGCAGCAGATAAAATAGCGCCTTATTTAACTGGAGATCCAGAAGTATATGAAAATCCAGAACAATATTTTGATCAAGTAATCGAAATCAATTTATCTACATTAGAACCACATTTAAACGGTCCTTTTACTCCAGATTTGGCTACTCCAATTTCTAAAATGAAAGAAGAAGCGATCAAAAATAACTGGCCATTACAAGTTCAAGTAGGTTTAATAGGTTCTTGTACAAACTCATCTTACGAAGATATTTCTCGTGCGGCCTCTTTAGCAAAACAAGTAGCAGCAAAGAATTTAAAAACGAAAGCGAAGTTTACTATAACTCCGGGTTCAGAAGTTGTAAGATCTACAATTGAAAGAGATGGATTTATCGACACTTTCAATAAAATCAATGCTACAGTATTTGCAAATGCCTGCGGACCATGTATTGGTATGTGGGATAGAGAAGGTGCTGAAAAAGAAGAAAGAAATACAATTGTGCACTCTTTCAATCGTAACTTCTCAAAACGTGCAGATGGTAACCCAAATACCTTAGCTTTCGTGGGTTCTCCAGAATTGGTAACAGCTTTGGCAATTGCAGGTGATTTAGGATTTAATCCATTAACCGATAAATTAATTAATGAAGATGGAGAAGAAGTAATGCTTGATGAACCAACGGGAGATGAACTTCCTGCAAAAGGTTTCTATGCTGAAGATCCGGGATTTCAAGCTCCAGCTGAAGATGGTTCTGGAGTTACAGTGGTAGTAAATCCAACATCAGAACGTTTACAATTATTAGCTCCATTTGAAGCTTGGGATGGTAAAAACATTACAGGTGCTAAATTATTAATTAAAGCATTTGGAAAATGTACTACAGACCACATTTCTATGGCTGGGCCTTGGTTACGCTTCCGTGGACATTTAGATAATATTTCTAATAATATGTTGATTGGTGCTGTAAACGCCTATAACCAAAAAACAAATTCAGTTAAAAATCAATTAACTGGACAATATGATGCGGTTCCTGCTGTTGCCCGTGCATACAAAGCAGCTGGAGTTCCATCTATTGTGGTTGGAGATCATAATTATGGTGAAGGTTCTTCTCGTGAGCACGCGGCTATGGAACCACGTTTCTTAGGTGTTAAAGCAGTATTAGTGAAATCTTTCGCTCGTATTCACGAAACAAACCTTAAAAAACAAGGTCTTTTGGGATTGACTTTTGCAAACGAAGCCGATTACGATAAAATTCAAGAAGATGATACTATTAACTTTTTAGATTTAACCGAATTTGCACCAGGAAAACCACTAACATTAGAATTCGTTCACGCAAATGGCACAAAAGATATTATTTTGGCCAATCATACGTATAACGAAGGACAAATAGGATGGTTTGTTGCGGGTTCTGCATTAAATTTAATTGCAGCTGGAAAAGCCTAA
- a CDS encoding peptide chain release factor 3: MSFLKEIQRRRTFGIISHPDAGKTTLTEKLLLFGGAIQEAGAVKNNKIKKGATSDFMEIERQRGISVSTSVLAFNYKDKKINILDTPGHKDFAEDTFRTLTAVDSVIVVIDVAKGVEEQTEKLVAVCRMRNIPMIVFINKLDREGKDAFDLMDEVEQKLGLKVTPLSFPIGMGYDFQGIYNLWEENINLFSGDSRKNIEETIAFSDVQNNPELDKIVGEKAANKLREELELIDEVYPKFERQDYLDGKIQPVFFGSALNNFGVRELLDCFITIAPSPRAKDSETRTVEPTEEKMSGFVFKIHANMDPKHRDRLAFIKIVSGTFERNKPYYHVRQKKNLKFSSPNAFFAEKKEIVDVSYPGDIVGLHDTGNFKIGDTLTEGEIMSFKGIPSFSPEHFRYINNADPMKAKQLEKGVDQLMDEGVAQLFTLEMNNRKVIGTVGALQYEVIQYRLEHEYGAKCTYENFPVHKACWVKPDDAKNEEFKEFKRIKQKFLAHDKYGQLVFLADSDFTIQMTQSKYPTVKLFFTSEFD; encoded by the coding sequence ATGAGCTTTTTAAAAGAAATACAACGCAGAAGAACATTTGGAATTATATCGCATCCCGATGCCGGTAAAACGACATTAACAGAGAAATTACTTTTATTTGGAGGTGCAATTCAAGAAGCAGGAGCTGTAAAAAATAACAAAATTAAAAAAGGAGCAACGAGTGACTTTATGGAAATCGAACGCCAAAGAGGTATCTCGGTTTCGACTTCTGTGCTTGCTTTTAATTATAAAGATAAAAAAATCAACATCTTAGATACTCCTGGTCACAAGGATTTTGCCGAAGATACTTTTAGAACTTTAACTGCTGTTGATAGCGTAATTGTTGTAATCGACGTTGCAAAAGGGGTTGAGGAACAAACTGAAAAACTGGTTGCCGTTTGTAGAATGCGTAACATTCCGATGATTGTTTTCATCAACAAATTAGATCGTGAAGGTAAAGATGCTTTCGATCTAATGGATGAAGTAGAGCAAAAATTAGGTTTAAAAGTTACTCCTCTGAGTTTTCCAATCGGAATGGGTTATGATTTCCAAGGAATTTACAACTTATGGGAAGAAAACATTAACCTTTTCAGCGGAGACAGCCGTAAAAATATTGAAGAAACAATTGCTTTTTCTGATGTTCAGAATAATCCAGAACTAGATAAAATTGTGGGCGAAAAAGCAGCTAATAAACTTCGTGAAGAATTAGAATTAATTGATGAAGTTTACCCAAAATTTGAACGTCAGGATTACTTAGATGGAAAAATCCAGCCTGTATTCTTTGGTTCGGCTTTGAATAATTTTGGAGTTCGTGAATTATTAGATTGTTTCATTACAATTGCTCCATCTCCAAGAGCAAAAGATTCTGAGACTCGTACAGTTGAGCCAACAGAAGAAAAAATGTCTGGTTTTGTGTTTAAAATCCACGCCAACATGGATCCAAAACACCGTGACCGTTTGGCATTTATCAAAATTGTATCTGGAACTTTTGAAAGAAATAAGCCTTATTACCATGTTCGTCAGAAGAAAAATTTAAAATTCTCAAGTCCGAATGCCTTTTTCGCTGAAAAAAAAGAAATTGTAGATGTTTCTTATCCTGGTGACATTGTAGGTTTGCATGATACCGGAAACTTTAAAATTGGTGATACTTTAACAGAAGGTGAAATCATGAGCTTTAAAGGGATTCCTAGTTTCTCTCCAGAGCACTTTAGATACATCAACAACGCCGATCCTATGAAAGCTAAGCAATTGGAAAAAGGCGTTGATCAGTTAATGGATGAAGGTGTGGCTCAGCTATTTACCTTAGAAATGAATAATCGTAAAGTAATTGGAACGGTTGGAGCACTTCAATATGAGGTAATTCAATACCGTTTAGAGCACGAATATGGAGCTAAATGTACTTATGAAAATTTCCCTGTTCATAAAGCTTGCTGGGTAAAACCAGATGATGCAAAAAATGAAGAATTCAAAGAATTTAAACGTATCAAACAGAAATTCTTGGCTCATGATAAATATGGTCAGTTAGTATTCTTAGCGGATTCTGATTTTACCATTCAAATGACGCAAAGTAAATATCCAACCGTAAAATTATTCTTTACATCAGAGTTTGATTAA
- a CDS encoding alpha-amylase: MKKPISRFLLMAVTSAFLYSCSQNETNDNDAKAESQQFKIINVTHHDGKPFSTGTSSSLTGKYVDNPGGGVMMQAFYWDVPAGGNWWNTVSSKVTAWGNAGIGSIWLPPASKAQNGAFSMGYDPTDYFDFGDYNQNGSIETRFGSKTELINLITAAHNENIKVYADIVINHNSGGQSEANPFTGTNTWTNFTGVASGKFPRNYNDFYKNSYGNNDEGSFGGFPDLCHAAPNVQNWLWLRADGVGKYYKNTMKFDGWRFDYVKGFGAWVVNAWNANVGGFSVGELWDSNVNVLNDWANNANSSVFDFACYYKMNDAFDGNNLALLNDDMMWKRNPYKAVTFVTNHDTDEIWNKLLAYSYILTHEGYPTIFYRDYEEWLDKNKLNNLIWIHNNKATGTTSILYSDNDEYVARRNGYNGNPGLVVYINNSDVWQERWIQTNWANTQIKDFTGNSTWYPTTQADKWVKIQCPPKGYSIWSINQ, translated from the coding sequence ATGAAAAAACCTATTTCAAGATTCTTATTGATGGCCGTCACATCGGCATTTTTGTATTCATGTTCTCAAAATGAGACAAATGACAATGATGCTAAAGCAGAAAGCCAGCAGTTTAAAATTATTAATGTAACGCATCACGATGGAAAACCGTTTAGTACAGGTACTTCCTCTTCTCTAACCGGAAAATATGTAGACAACCCTGGCGGCGGTGTTATGATGCAGGCATTTTATTGGGATGTTCCTGCTGGTGGAAACTGGTGGAATACCGTAAGCAGTAAAGTAACCGCTTGGGGAAATGCCGGAATTGGTTCGATTTGGCTTCCGCCAGCTTCAAAAGCACAGAATGGTGCATTTTCTATGGGATACGACCCAACAGATTATTTTGATTTTGGAGATTACAACCAAAACGGAAGTATTGAAACAAGATTTGGGTCGAAAACCGAATTGATAAATTTGATCACTGCCGCTCATAACGAAAACATCAAAGTTTATGCAGATATCGTAATTAACCATAACAGCGGCGGACAATCTGAAGCAAATCCATTTACGGGAACCAACACGTGGACTAATTTTACAGGAGTTGCTTCGGGTAAGTTTCCTCGCAACTATAATGATTTTTACAAAAATAGTTACGGAAACAATGACGAAGGTTCTTTCGGAGGTTTTCCTGATTTATGCCATGCTGCACCAAATGTTCAAAACTGGCTTTGGCTTAGAGCTGATGGTGTTGGAAAATATTATAAAAATACCATGAAATTTGATGGCTGGAGATTTGACTACGTAAAAGGTTTTGGTGCATGGGTTGTAAATGCATGGAATGCTAATGTTGGCGGATTTTCGGTTGGAGAATTATGGGATTCCAATGTAAATGTATTAAATGACTGGGCAAACAATGCCAACAGTTCTGTTTTTGATTTTGCATGTTACTATAAAATGAATGACGCTTTTGACGGAAACAATTTGGCTTTGTTAAATGATGACATGATGTGGAAACGTAACCCATACAAAGCCGTGACATTTGTAACTAATCACGATACAGATGAAATTTGGAACAAATTGTTAGCGTACTCCTATATATTAACTCACGAAGGTTATCCGACCATTTTCTATAGAGATTATGAAGAATGGTTAGATAAAAATAAACTGAACAACCTAATCTGGATTCATAACAATAAAGCAACTGGAACAACTTCCATTTTATATTCTGATAATGATGAATATGTGGCGAGAAGAAACGGTTATAACGGAAATCCAGGATTAGTAGTTTATATTAACAATTCAGATGTTTGGCAGGAAAGATGGATTCAGACCAACTGGGCCAATACTCAAATTAAAGATTTTACAGGAAACTCAACTTGGTACCCAACTACACAAGCAGACAAATGGGTAAAAATACAATGTCCTCCAAAAGGATATTCAATTTGGTCAATTAATCAGTAA
- a CDS encoding bifunctional aconitate hydratase 2/2-methylisocitrate dehydratase: MNIYQDYLQEIEERKNQGLHPKPIDGAELLSEIISQIKDVDNAYREDSLKFFIYNTLPGTTSAAGEKAKFLKEIILGQSVVEEITPAFAFELLSHMKGGPSIEVLLDLALGNDASIAKEAAEVLKTQVFLYDADTDRLKEAFKNGNPFAKEIIESYAKAEFFTKLPEVPEEIKVVTYIAGEGDISTDLLSPGNQAHSRSDRELHGKCMITPQAQEEIQALQAKHPDASVMLIAEKGTMGVGSSRMSGVNNVALWTGKQASPYVPFVNIAPIVGGTNGISPIFLTTVDVTGGIGIDLKNWVKKLDADGKPVLNENNEPILEQAYSVATGTVLTINTQTKKLYSGDQELIDISRSFTPQKKEFIRAGGSYAIVFGKKLQTFAAKVLDIEAPAVFAPSKEISNEGQGLTAVEKIFNKNAVGIAPGKVLHAGSDVRVEVNIVGSQDTTGLMTAQELESMAATVISPIVDGAYQSGCHTASVWDKKAQANIPKLMKFMNNFGLITARDPKGVYHSMTDVIHKVLNDITIDEWAIIIGGDSHTRMSKGVAFGADSGTVALALATGEASMPIPESVKVTFKGDMKEYMDFRDVVHATQAQMLKKFNGENVFQGRIIEVHIGTLTADQAFTFTDWTAEMKAKASICISEDDTLIESLEIAKGRIQIMIDKGMDNDRQVLQGLINKADKRITEIKSGEKPALTPDANAKYYAEVVVDLDEIAEPMIADPDVNNKDVSKRYTHDTIRPLSFYGGDKKVDLGFIGSCMVHKGDMKILAQMLKNVEAQQGKVEFKAPLVVAPPTYNIVDELKAEGDWEVLQKYSGFEFDDNAPKGAARTEYENMLYLERPGCNLCMGNQEKAAKGDTVMATSTRLFQGRVVEDKEGKKGESLLSSTPVVVLSTILGRTPTMAEYTAAVDGINLTKFAPSNKQLVM, from the coding sequence ATGAATATTTATCAGGATTATCTTCAAGAAATTGAAGAAAGAAAAAATCAAGGGTTACACCCAAAACCAATTGATGGAGCTGAGTTATTAAGCGAAATCATTTCTCAAATTAAAGATGTTGATAACGCATACCGCGAAGACTCTCTTAAGTTTTTTATTTACAATACATTACCGGGTACTACAAGTGCTGCAGGTGAAAAAGCAAAGTTTTTAAAAGAAATCATTTTAGGTCAATCTGTTGTAGAAGAGATTACACCTGCTTTTGCTTTTGAATTATTATCGCACATGAAGGGTGGACCTTCAATTGAAGTGTTGTTGGATTTAGCTCTAGGAAATGATGCTTCTATTGCTAAAGAAGCGGCCGAAGTTCTTAAAACACAAGTATTTCTTTATGATGCAGATACTGACCGTTTAAAAGAAGCGTTCAAAAATGGTAATCCGTTCGCTAAAGAAATTATTGAAAGTTATGCAAAAGCTGAATTCTTCACTAAACTTCCTGAAGTGCCTGAAGAAATTAAAGTTGTTACCTATATTGCTGGTGAAGGAGATATCTCTACAGATTTACTTTCTCCAGGAAACCAAGCTCACTCTCGATCAGATCGTGAACTTCACGGTAAATGTATGATTACGCCTCAAGCACAAGAGGAAATTCAGGCATTGCAGGCAAAACATCCAGATGCAAGCGTGATGTTAATTGCTGAAAAAGGTACAATGGGAGTTGGTTCTTCTAGAATGTCAGGTGTAAACAATGTGGCACTTTGGACAGGAAAACAAGCAAGCCCATACGTTCCATTCGTAAATATTGCTCCAATTGTTGGAGGTACAAATGGTATTTCTCCAATTTTCCTTACTACAGTTGATGTTACTGGAGGTATAGGGATTGACCTTAAAAACTGGGTTAAAAAATTAGATGCAGATGGAAAACCTGTATTGAACGAAAACAACGAGCCAATTCTTGAGCAAGCTTATTCTGTGGCTACAGGAACTGTTTTGACAATCAATACTCAAACTAAAAAATTATACAGTGGTGATCAAGAATTAATTGATATTTCTAGATCATTTACTCCTCAAAAGAAGGAATTCATTAGAGCTGGAGGATCTTACGCAATTGTATTTGGTAAAAAACTGCAGACTTTCGCTGCTAAAGTATTAGATATCGAAGCTCCTGCTGTATTTGCTCCATCAAAAGAAATTTCTAACGAAGGACAAGGTTTAACCGCAGTTGAAAAAATCTTCAACAAAAATGCTGTTGGAATTGCTCCAGGAAAAGTGTTGCACGCTGGATCTGATGTTCGTGTAGAAGTAAATATTGTAGGTTCGCAAGATACTACTGGTCTTATGACAGCTCAAGAATTAGAGTCTATGGCTGCTACAGTGATTTCTCCAATTGTTGATGGTGCTTACCAATCGGGTTGTCACACTGCTTCGGTTTGGGATAAAAAAGCTCAGGCTAACATTCCTAAATTGATGAAATTCATGAACAACTTTGGTTTGATTACAGCTCGTGACCCAAAAGGTGTTTATCACTCAATGACCGATGTTATCCATAAAGTACTTAATGATATTACTATTGACGAATGGGCAATCATTATTGGTGGTGACTCTCATACTAGAATGTCTAAAGGTGTTGCTTTTGGTGCTGACTCAGGAACGGTTGCTCTTGCATTAGCTACTGGTGAGGCTTCTATGCCAATTCCAGAATCTGTAAAAGTAACTTTCAAAGGAGATATGAAAGAATATATGGATTTCCGTGATGTGGTTCATGCTACTCAAGCTCAAATGCTTAAGAAATTCAACGGTGAGAACGTATTCCAAGGTAGAATCATCGAGGTTCATATCGGAACTCTTACTGCTGACCAAGCGTTTACATTTACAGACTGGACTGCAGAAATGAAAGCAAAAGCTTCTATCTGTATTTCTGAAGACGATACTTTGATCGAGTCATTGGAAATTGCTAAAGGCAGAATCCAAATCATGATCGACAAAGGAATGGATAACGACAGACAAGTTCTTCAAGGTTTAATCAACAAAGCAGATAAGAGAATTACTGAAATTAAATCTGGTGAAAAACCAGCTTTAACTCCAGATGCAAATGCGAAATATTATGCTGAAGTTGTAGTTGATTTAGATGAAATCGCTGAGCCGATGATCGCTGACCCAGATGTAAATAACAAAGATGTTTCTAAACGTTATACTCACGATACTATCAGACCATTATCTTTCTATGGCGGAGATAAAAAAGTAGATCTTGGATTTATTGGTTCGTGTATGGTTCACAAAGGAGATATGAAAATCCTTGCTCAGATGTTGAAAAATGTTGAAGCACAACAAGGAAAAGTTGAATTTAAAGCTCCTCTAGTAGTAGCTCCTCCAACTTACAACATTGTTGATGAGTTGAAAGCAGAAGGTGACTGGGAAGTTTTACAAAAATACTCTGGTTTCGAATTTGACGACAATGCTCCTAAAGGTGCAGCTCGTACTGAATACGAAAATATGTTGTATTTAGAGCGTCCAGGATGTAACCTTTGTATGGGTAACCAAGAAAAAGCGGCTAAAGGAGATACAGTAATGGCAACATCTACTCGTTTATTCCAAGGAAGAGTTGTAGAGGATAAAGAAGGTAAAAAAGGAGAATCATTACTTTCATCTACTCCAGTTGTGGTTCTTTCTACAATTTTAGGCAGAACTCCAACTATGGCAGAATATACTGCTGCGGTAGACGGAATCAATTTGACTAAGTTTGCACCTTCTAACAAACAGTTAGTAATGTAA